The Coffea arabica cultivar ET-39 chromosome 9c, Coffea Arabica ET-39 HiFi, whole genome shotgun sequence nucleotide sequence TTTGAACCTCAAATTTTAGAAcccaaaatccaattcaaataataataataagaaacaAACCCTCATATACTCGAAAGAAAAATTCCACCAAAATCCTCGATCATCGCTCATGCCCAGCTGAAATCATTATTCAAATTGGAAAACAAGACAAGAACGCCCCTTCCCCAAACTaaatttcaattgaaaaaacaaGACTAAATCTACCAAATACTCATCAGAAACACAACAGAATGCTCCCTGACAACAACAAACAGGCCACAATCAATAGGCTCAATGAGCTGTAAATTCTGATGACAAAATTACTTGCATTATTAAATAAATTCAACAAGAATCTCTTAAAAATGCGCGATTGCAGATAATGGCattaaaaacaaacaaaaaaatggcaaagaacataaaaatacctCAGAAAATCGGTGAATTTGGGAAGGGCTGAGAGGAGAGGGGTGTTTTGTAGGCAACAAGAAGAACTGATCCTGGAAAAATGAATACTacctcattattattatttacccACCACTCCACCTCCTCCTATGTTTTACTTTGTAATcgtttcgtttttttttttttttttttcccttcttatatatatatatagatagatgttatttatttattttaggcAAAGGGAAGGAGAAGACATTGGCCGAAGCCCAAAGTATATTCGATTACCAGAGAGACGGAGGAGCTAAAGAGCGGTCAGCCGGTGACTAATGTTAGGCGTCCACTTTAGGGACATTATTGTAATTACGTGCCGTACAAGTGCCGCTTTTCTTTTGCCTCAACTTTGtgtgcttcttttcttttcctttcctttttcccccACCTTGAATTTTCAAGGTTGTGTACTTGAATGGAACTTGCAAAGCAATGCCGTAATAAAAAGTTCCCTTCCTTTAaaccttttctttaacaaaatttaaattgagATTTTCTTGATTCTCCTTCAAGCCCCTGATGGAATGTAACTTTCATTGACCGTgcacgagtcaagctcgagcaTCTTGATTTCATTAGCTGAGCAGTGAATTTCATATATTATTATGTTTGTAAGTCGTAATTTTAAAAAGTTAATGAATATCGAGATCTAGTTCTAAATTCGTATGGGTTGGTTCGCGTATCAATAATGAGAAGCCTTGATTTAATGGTTAAGATCGATTCAAGTTTATGTCAGCACACGACATTATAGAGGTGGGAATTGCTCTTTTCTAATTTCTCTTGATTCAATTAGGCTGTCTCTTAATATAAGTTAAAATAGGAATATCGTAGGAGTTGATAATTaatcaaaaagcaaaagaaaaaaaaagtcgaTTGTGACTTATGGATAAATGTAGTTTTAGAGTTTAGATTTAGCCTATTCTTAAATTAATCAGTTAAAAATATAGGATGGATGAACTTGGTCTGATAATAAAAGTAAGGGACGACATCTGTAGGATGACTAATTTAATCAGGCTCAGTATAATATTATTAATATTTCAGGGTCTAATTTATAGTGGAAGGTCCAAATCAACtcgaataataaaatttttgggggataattttagaaacctcccttgaggtttctaaccATTTCACCGCTCTCTCTCTCCAGGTTTCGAAATTACACTACTCTTCCTTGAGGTTAATTATCTTGTAATATTTAGATTTaggttgcaaacgaatcgaaccgCTCGCGAAGGGTTTGAGTCAAAGTTCGACTCGAGTTTGATATTGCTCGAGCTCGAGAGAAGCTTGAGTTGGCCAAATCGAACTCAAACTCGAACTTgagttcaaattcaaaaatattaaactcaTTAGCTCGCAAGTTGATACTCAAACTCGAGtatctatatacatatatatattatttttaattttactagtaaaattacatatattttcctaatgttttattatttattaagaaaaatattattttatttattttcaaaaaataaaataattattttttattttttcaagctCGACCGCGAGTTCGAGACGAATTGGCAGCTCATCGATCTTGAGTTCGAGTTCAAATTTGATAAAACTAAGTCAAGATTTGGCTCAATTAGGCTAAAACTTGTCTCGATTCAATTTGTTTGCAACCCTATTTAAATTCaatcaataattaaaaaataatattagaaAAGAGAAGATAATATGAATGTATGATTCAATCATTGTCCCTCATCTACTATATGATTTAGTTAATTCAATACCAATCCacacattaaagaaaaacacTTAAAATTTTGCTATTTATTATTAAGGATCAAATAACATATAGTATcaaaaaatagtatatcattttatattttttacttaATATAAGATTCAAATTACTCTTTTCAGTTACATACCTATTGTCAAATACGATCAACAAaaataatacaaaaaatttGTAACTAAAATATTACAGAGAACAAACTTTAACATCACAAATTTTCTTGTTAATATATTAAAGttagttgctgaaatttttatgatattaaaattcattttttgtaatattttggttacagatttttttgattatttgttgttgaCCTTGTTTGACAATGGGTTTGAAACTAAAAAGAATAATTTGGGTCTTATATTAAATGAAATATATAGAATGATATACTATATTTGATGCCATATGTAATTTAATCCTTGATGATATGCaaattttagtgttttttttaatgtttggaTTGAtattagattaattaaataatttaatatatgaGAGGTAATAGTGAAATCACATTATCTTCTCTCTCTTAATATTACTTTTTAATTGGTGGTTGGACCTAGATATTACAAGATAataaatttcaagggaggtTAATGCAAATTTCAAAATCTGAATGGAGGCCAGTGAAATAGCTataaaccttaggggaggtttctcaAATTATCCCAATTTTTGGGACCAGAGTTAAAGTTAAAGGACCAAAATTGGTTCAGTAAAGAGCTGAAAGACTATTTGGTCAATTTGCCCAGAAGAGACCATATAGATCTCGCGGCGTCCCTCCGACTGGTGCAGCGGCAAAGGGGTTGGTCCCAGTGCTGATCGGACTGAAGAGACGATGATCGTTTGCGTTGCAGTCGTCGGCCACCAGGTACGCTGCCCATTCACCTTTCTGTAATGTTTTGGATCCTAATAAGACAATCTCGTTCGTTCTTTCATTTTCAATAAACACATCACATGGCAAAGACGCAGCGGCCAACTGATGGCATTTCTTGATTTTCCGGCGGCGGGATTAGAATAATCCCTTATACATACAGAGCTTCACGGAAGCAGATGATGCCCTCAAGCTTCACCACATCGTCCACTGCTCCCTTGACGTCGTTGACGAAAGAGgtcctcttcctcttcctcttccgGATCTTGCCTGgtgtttttgcttcttaatgACTACTTGGTTCTTTTAAGCGCTCCCGTTCAAGTAAATAACCTATATTAGCAGTAAATGCATTGATTTAATTGTTGTACTAATGAGATGGAATCATTATATGCATAACTTTCAGTTACGAGCTAAGCAACACTTGTTGTAGTCTGAACTCATCTTCACTAGATAGAGTCTTCTGAATTTCTGATATTCTAAACTATTATTTTGCTGAGCtcaacatatatacatttcatACACGATTTCCACTGTTCGATTTGTTCGcttattttttcttgtttggcGTTGCCTATTTATCTCATTTCTTGAATAAAGGTTTAGCTCACTCAACCTGCTGTACTGTACTGctaaattttgtataattaaGATAGTCAGAAGCCATGCCAATTTGCATATGTATTTCGCTTAGCCAGCTTCATTTAAAAACATTTAACTAGAGAGATTAATATTCACGGCACTAGATCTTTATCGATTGGAGTTACTTGCTGGAGACAAATGCAAATGCTTTGTTCACTTCTCAGTCTGGAATGAACGCTTCTGTCAATCTTTTCTGGTTACTATCTCTCCTTCTGCTGGTGCAATATCCTGTTCCAAAGGCTGATTATTTCTAGCAGTGTCACATTTCTTTAGTGTGCTTATATCTCTGCCTGCGTGTACTAGGAGAGAGTAACAGAATGAGTGGTTACTGTGCGAGTTATTGCTGATTCCATATGTTTGTATATGATGTATTCTTCTGTATTGATTGATAGTACAGAATGTGGCGTTTCAGTTATTGGGCATTTAGCATGTGAAGTCTAGCATGATTAGTTTTTTGATGAGAACTATTACATGTGGTTCTGCAACTGTGTCCCATGGCATAAGTTCCTTTATGTTTCTCCCTGTTTTTGTGTAAACATCGCTGCTCCTTCCTTTTTTTGGGCCCCCAGGGGGGGGGGATATATTAGCAATAATTTAATGATATGATCATGTTCTTGCTCTGATTGTGGATAAAGGCTTCATTAGAAAGAATTATGGTAGGCGTAATTCTTGTCTGAAGCATCTCAACTTAATCTGTATCTATGTCTGATGATTGAGAAATTCTGgatcaccaaaaatcatgtttacacattttcTTTGGCATTTTTTGACAAAGAACACTTTAAAAGTTCATCCTCATTCTCTTGCAGTGAACAATCCGAAAAAATCTGGCCCCACTCTGAATGAGACATTTCTTGGTATGCTGTATCCGACTGAAAACTACAAAGTGTAAGAGTATTTTGATGCTTAAATATCCAATCCACTCATATAGGAGTGGGAACTTACAAGATTATTACATAGCTGTTGTTGCTCTATTTGGTCTTTACATCTCTCTGCATATTTGCAGGTATGGTTATCTGACTAACACAAAGGTCAAGTTTATATTGGTTACAACAGATCTGGACGTCCGGGATGCAGATGTTAGAAACGTAAGTTTTTTTTCTCtgcaaatgtgaaaattttgattCCATAGCTTATTGAGCCATGATCTATGTAATAATGGGCTTAAACACTGGTAATATCCCCTCCATTttccccctcttcctccccAGCACTGCTGGGTCAAGTTTCACACTCAATGCTTTGAACATTCACAAATCTCGCATCATTGAGTTGCAAGAATAATATGAGCACAAATGATGATGTTGAAAGCTGCAATGAGGTTGTATCGCCCCTCTCTCTGGCTGTAGTTGGTTTTCAATGAACTCGTGCCTGTGCCGTGACAAATTAATTGGTGCTACTGAACTTCAAGTCTTGATGCAGATCATGTCCCTccctctccccccccccccctcttctcttcaaacaacaaaaaaaaagaaatctttttGATGACTTCGTCTTGCACAACTTCTTCTTCATCGTCATCATCTTTTCTTTCAATAAACTCGTGATAGTAGAAATTCAATAATGGTACTAGTTTGGTTAAGTTTTAATGGTTTGTAGGGTGTCTTTAACTTCTGGACATCTCAGCTGACTTTGATTTATTTGATGTAAATTACTAGTTCTTCAGGAGGTTCCATGCTGCTTATGTTGATGCAGTATCAAACCCGTTTCATGTCCCTGGGAAGAAAATAACCTCAAGGGTTTTTGCAGATAGAGTCAGCAACATTGTCAAGTCTTTTGGATTTAGTCCAACTGGGTGATGATGCACAAATGTGGATATAGTCACCTGTAGCAGCAGCTCTCTGTTATTTGCGAGGCCATTTACCAGTAATTCCAGCTTGGATGTGGGTGGGTTAATTTTGCTGGTCAATTGATTTCAGCTGTATGCCTGGAAAGGAAATGTAAAGAATTCTAGTCCTTATTTTGTAGCAATAAAATAGGTGTGGACCTTTATACTATACTCTACATATTCTCTTTTTAATTCTCCTCGACATAATACTTTGACTTGCATATCATTCTGTCGAAGACTTTGACTAGAAATCTAAGGACTTAATTTTTGTCTTTTGAAGCTGTTTCGACCGACCATGAGTAGCAGAGATACTAAAAATCAAATGAGACGCCAAATCTGAAAAACTGAAAACTTGATCATAATACTGGAACTCCAGGAGTATCATAAGATGAATGTCAGATCTGAATAAAATTGCTTCaagtttgaagaaaaaaatttagatctaacttcaagatttggtgatttttagagggataattttagaaacctcccgtaaggtttttaacaatttcaactAGTTCttttgagatttgaaaaattacgtaTACCTCTCTCTCGAGGTTACTATTTTGGTTACAAAAACTATTTAATGGTCAAATTTTTGAATGAATAATCCAAAATGCCCTCATGAAATTGTGAGGTTCAGTTTACCTTCTTacataattatttaaaaattaggGAACATGAACAAAATCTCAAATTCATTTTCAACGCTCATCTCTGCTATTTTAAACCTTTAATATTACCACATTTCAAATTAGTACTATTATCACCATGACCATTATCACCATGACACCATCAACccctaaattctaaaacctcaatcgaaattaaaaagaaatatGCACTGTTAAACTTAAAAAATTTCAATAACCACATCAATATAACATCCTATCTCTCAAATATTAGAGTATCCTATCCTTTTTAATCCCAATTTATATCTTCTTCTATTCATCTCCAAATCATCCAAACAAgcctaaaattaatttttaatatattattattgtgTTTAGGACATGATCGGTTATTCCACGagtgaattttatttttattttcattaaatATCCAATTGTGTGATTCGTTCATATGAACAAGATTAGCAGTGTATTGTTTAATTGCATGGAAAAATATTAATATGTTAAGGCTATTATGATCATTTTGGTGTAATATTGAAAATCTCAAGGAAACCTCAGGGAGGTTCCTGAAATTATCCCACTTATAAAATCTAACAAATCTCTAATCTCACCCACTGAAACAGAGACCAAAAATTTCCATAATCGAGTATAGGCCTGCTGTTGcaagtaaataaaaagcaatcgaATGAGCCAAAATCAATGGTTAGCTGGGGTAAGTACGAATACCCTGAGGAGATTAATTAACAGGTTTATGCAATGTAAGTTAAATGATGAAACAACAATAACtgaaactaaaagaaaaatctcaCGTCCCGACgtaaaagaatggcaaaagctATTCAAAACAAGTAGTACAAGCAGTAGCAGTTGAGTTTCAAGGAAAAAGGAGCAGTTCCGACAGGGAAATCATCTTGCATGGTCCCGAGATTGCCTATCACGGGCCTTCCATTAGAACTCGTCATCATCCTCTTCGGCTATGTGCTTAGCGAGCTCTTGCTCTTGCTGTTGTCTTTCTCTCCTCTTCTCAGCACATTCTTTTTCCTTGTGTGAATTTGGTGGAAATCGGAGGGCACGAACCGCCTCGTTATGCATATTAAGACAGAAAGCAATTCTTGAATTAAAAGCAATTTGAGGCTCATTAGTAGAGTAAATGTCCCCAGTCTCCTTGGACACCATCCATCCATTAGCATGATCCAGTGTAGCATCAATGGCCCCATCCCGAATTGCTTTAGCCACAATGCTCTCAGCATCAGCAACAGGGTTTGCTGAATCCAACCGCAGCTTTTTAGCAACATCAGCCAGTGAAATCCTGGAATATGAGATACTAATGTTACGTAGCCCTGTCCTAATGACATTATGCCGCAATCTCACAATCAAGTTGTTGGTTCGGTCTGAGCTGAAAGTGCTTGAGAACTTCTCAGCAACTGTCCTAAACAACTCCAGATCTCCAATTCGGACAGCCTGAATCATTGTAACCAACGAAGAATCAATTTCTAAAGCCAAAATCAGGAATATATTAACATGCTAATTGAATCCTTTTTATTTACGATTGCTTGGGATTCTCATCGCTCTGCAGTTGTGAAAGATTCTTCTGGTATGAGGGGGCTGCAAACTGCCAGTGTCCTCAATTCATGACCAAGCAGAATAAAAGGTCTCAAACAATTAGCCTACTACTTTAAATATTGCAATTCCGTCCTACAATTAACTAATTTCTCCACTGCTACACTACTATTGTTCACATGCAATAAGTATCATTAGCCCCTCTCGTGTGTTTCCCACACAACGAAATCTTTAAATCATGCTACCTTAAGGTTCCAAATTTTACATACCTTTAAAAGTTCCAAATTTTATGAACCAAAAAGATAAGAAACCAGacaacacaaactcacatttgtAAGCTCAAAGTATGGTCTCAAAGCTTTCTCCATTCCTTTTTGCATAAAAACAGTCCTCTCAGGGATCTCTCCAAGCAGTAAACGTACTATCACAGCCCATTTAGTGCATTGAACTCGGAAACCGAGAGCCGCAACAGGGGCTTTCCTTGCAGCTTGCAGAAGGGATTCTTTAGCATCAGTATATTCCAATTGAATTGTCCTGATCTTTCCAAGGTAAAAGAGGTAGCGACAAAACTGGAATAAAGAAATCGAGGATGAGGCATAGAAGATTGCAGATTCTAAGCATCCATATTATGCATCAAACAGATTAGACCAGATGATCAAATAATAgaatgtagttttttttttatgtactaCTATGGTGCATTACCCCTTTGATTAGTGCTGCCATGAACATTTTCTGACTCAATCAGAACAAACCTTTTTTTTCATTCCCATTTGATTAGTCTAGTAGCAAAGCTTCTACATTTGAAATACCCTTATTGAGTACCAAaattgtaaaatataaaatgtcTTCCATTAGACCATTCAAACCTTCTACAGCAATCTAATAGCCCAACTACCATCTCAACCACCATACCAAAGTAACATAGTGTGAATCGGAACCCATTCAACGagagcccccccccccccccccccccccccaaaaaaaaaaaaaaccaaaagaagaagaagaaaaacgatTAAACGGAGACATCCTTCCAGcagtaaaattaaaaaaattaatcaagttTCTTTGGGTCTGCCAAATCGattaagagaacaaattgaatttCCTCCCACTTTATTACTAAACTTTtccttgaaagaaaaaaaactaaaatagtGTTTGTCGTCAAGTCAAAGTTCCATTCCAGGTTCTTTTAGTTTGAATAGCCTTGGAAACCGTCTTTTTCCATCACTTTGCCATTTAATTATTGTCCCAATTCATTCTAATATAATTTCAGCAGATATTTTTCCAATCAATATATCTACAGATTGCTTCTTGTTCCTCTAACAAAACTTGCCCTCAATCATAGGAGTTATTCATGAAagagtttttgtttttcttctttctctttccaGCCAGAGAAGTTGTTCAACAATGGCTGTGGAGTGGTTGAGAAGCGGAAGGGGTTCAATGTAATTTGTCCAAGTCTGAGGGGAGTAAAAGTAATTAACCCAAATATACTCCTTCATTTGATCCTTTGATTCTAATACTTATTGGTGCAGAAAAGTCAACAAGTTCCAGACAAGATAAGATAAAATATCCCAAGCACATGGACGGATTCTGCACGAGAGAAAACTAAGATAAAAAGAATATTGGATTTACCTGCTGATTTGAATGAGCTTCAAAACGGGGTGCCTTGGATCTCAGCTTCTCTGCTTGGTCATATAAATTATAATGGAGGTAATTTCGAAGCAACAGATTGAGAAGTGTTTCCTGTATCAACTAAGCTGTTAAGTATGATGAAGGCTGCCACTAAGACAACAAACTAGCTACTGTTTTAGGTTACAAACCTGACCCAGCTCATCACGGCGAAGTGTTGCAATCCGATGCAGAGCAAGCAGGTTTCTGCGATTTAAACTTTCTGTTAGGCAaagttttggaaggaaaggGTACTGAAGAAAAATATGCCCACAAATACACAGACAGATGCAAACGCACACAGAAATGGAAAATAAGCGTCTGAATTATTTCTGAACCATTTATTCCATGCATCATATATTCATATGAAATGGAAAAATGAGCACCAGCTGCCAAATGCTCATGAACCAATTATATCATGCATCATACCAAGGGGATGAAGTATATGCAATAGCAAgtaaaaatcataactcacccACGAATTTCAGCAAGATCACCAGTAAGTTCATAGCTCAAAGAGTAATAGAAATAAAGCCTGGATGTTAGAACGTCAAGAGTTCGCTTATTGAAGTTCTTTAAGCGTCCAATGCCTGCTGAGGCACATGCTTTAGCCTGTAGAACAACAGGGAGATAGTCTTTTACATTAAGAACTATATCGGAATATACAAAAATGTGGGGTGACAGAAAGTATACCTCATTGTATCTTTTTTGATCAATGAGAAATATGAGGACAAGCAAGCAAGAATAAATCTCAAGCTCTGGCAGAGAATGCTTTGTAGGGGCTTGGGTTGCAGATGTTGCAGTATCAACTTCCATTTCATGTTCATCATCCTATAAGAAGCATTTAAGTTTGTCAAGCTGCATAATTATTAACAGCACTGCATTTGTTTGACAATACAATGGAAAAAACATGATATTTGCACTAAACGGAAGGCAATGAAGACATACCAATTACGAGTCCATTTTGTTGGATAGAAAATGTCTGACAGACATATAATGGATACGATTTTGTACAAAGAAAATCATCTCTCAATTCTTTTCGTATTACTTACATGATAATTCAAAAGCCATTTCCACAATTCCCACAATAGGATTAACGCACCACCAAtactaggggtgcaaacgagccgagccgagtcgagctttggccttatcgagtcgagcctTAACTTAATTtcatcgaactcgaactcgagctcgagctcgacgagctggtaattttcaagctcgagctctaaaaaaataaaaaataattattttatttttaaaaaaataaataaaataatatattttcttaataaataataaaatattaaggatatttatgtaattttactattaaaaataaaaaaaataaatatatatatattcgagctcgcgagcctaacgagcttaatgttttgagctcgagctcgatattgatcgagctcgagtcgagctcgaatcgagcggctcgattcgtttgcacccctaacCAATACCACTAGAAAacctttaattaaataattcCCATTTCCAGTTGCTTCATCAACTGATGTCACTTTCGTTGCTGCAATATTGCAAGTAATATTCATGGAGACACTACAGCAACAATTGTAATGGCAGTAAATGTTATCTAAGAAGGTagcaaaataacaaaaaatcggAGGTATAACAAGCAAATTAAAGGCAGGGTGCAGGAATTTGAGTTTCAGCATATAAATGCAAGCACTAATAGCAGTAGGGCCAATATTCCTCTACTGTTGTCTCACTGGATGGAAGCAGGAGCAGCATATGGGCATAATAACTTTAAATTTTACAAGGCTTTATActttcaagttgatgaaaaaGATGAAACCAAGGATGTTACCATGTACAATGAGTACAGGAGTTACTTTTTCACCCTTAATATGAAACTAATTGACACTTTGCACTTCCAACAACTACTTTGCACACAGCACTCTATTCCACTCTTCCCCAACTATTAATAGACCATTGAACAAAATATTTTTAGAGCTTGAAGAatgaaatcaaatttaaaagtgACGGAATTTGTCCTAAAGGCGATTAAAAGAGAAGATATAATGACAAGCTGAAGTGGTGGGATAACTAGAGTCTCCAGCTTCCAATTAAAGCTCATATTAACAAACGATGAAACCAACACTCATGTCCATGTCCTATTTTCATAAAccatttagacccttttttgcaTGTGATCACACAAATCTTGTCCACAGAATCAATCAGCCCTGTCTAGTTTTGCCACACTAATTCAAAAATGGGGTAAAGTTGACTATGATAACTGTAAGATGCAATTTGTCCAAAGTCCAGAACAATAATTTGAGGAGTAAAGTCCCCAACACACTGTAGAATATAGTCATGTACAAACAGAATATTCTTCCTTCAGCAACAAACATGCTACAACTGCCAGTTCATCAACAAAAGCCACTTAAGAAATAACCGAGGCAAAAACAAAGAATGGTGCCAAGCCAAAGAACTGAAATTCcacatatttaaaaaaattgaaagaggaCTTTCTTACCTTGGGAATGTACGAGGACAACCGTGAATGCACCTCTGATCCAGGTGTAAGGGTATGAGTTAAGAATGCAGAAATCACAGACGCCTTTAACTTCTTCCTCAAAGCTATAGTTAGCCGAACTGCCCTAACTATTCTCCGGACCTCCCGGGCATATGCACCCGTCTCAATAAGTGATGCTATCTCTTTCAAGTCTGAAACCCCAAGTTTTCCATTAAAGAAATAGTAATTAATCAATATTGATTAAAGACCAAGCAACGCAGTAAAAGGGTTAGAAGATGAACAGAAAGATACTTACGCTGCAGAGTGGATGGGGCAGTCAAGGCGACAGAATTTGAGGTGGCTGGTTGCTCTTTCATCTCAACGTCTTGAGTCATTTTTGATGTGCTgtgaaaaatcaaagtcaatATCATTGAGAGGACGACCACCTAATCAGGCTAACACGAATGCAAATTTAATTGATCAGTCCTCCTTAaagttgataaaaaaaaaaaaaatcattttccttgcATTTCTCGTTACTAAGTTTATGGCAAACGTATTTAGATTGCATATATCGATACGGCATAGATGGATTCATGAGGAAAATTGACGAGGGCCTGGGAGGTAACGGGTTTCAGCCAATCTAAAACATCCAAAAGCGAGAATAGCGAAGCTCAAAAATGCACTCcatcaaaaccaaggaaatACTGTCCAATAAAGACAGTCCCCGATTTTCAACCTCAAATGCAAATTCTCAAAAGGAAGAAACCCAGTCTAAATTATTAACAATTCCCACAAACAATACCGCAAAAACCACAAATTTAATCAATCAATCAGTTACCCATTTCTACAAACAATACTCGCATAGGctacaaaaaaatttaatcaaCCAGTTTCTAAATTTCGCATCTGAACTACtaatagaaggaaaaaaaaattgaacaaaatcaaaataacaTCTAAGCTCTGTTGGACTGCTTAACTAGTTCCCTGGGCAGGCAGCAAACCGATGGTTGAGGAGGGATACCAAGCCAGAGATCTGAGTGAATGCCGCTCTGACAATTAGATGCCTTCGTGGAGGAGATGGAATGGGAAATGGTAAAATAAGGTACCAAAAGTGATTTAGaatcaaaaaagaagaaaaaggaagataGTATTATAACTTTCTTTcgctacaagaaaagaaacttgAGGGGAAAATAAAACTCTAATCTCCACGTAGAGAAATCTGTCGTATCAACAGCGTGGGGTAAAGTAAAGGAGAAGATGAATCGAACCTGAGTTATTCCGATTTCCGACTTCCGAGAGTGAAtttaaaaaaacataaaaaaaaaaccctaggaTTGGAAATCACTTTGGGATTGCGGGTTCTCTTTCAAAAGCTTTTTTCAGTCTCAAGATGACGAGTGACGACAAAACCCCAAAGGCCTCTTCGGTCACCTGCTCAACTCCAGCTTCGAGCTTTACTCTTGGCttgggagtttaggatagaaaagaaaagaagggaaaaattaataagttatgagagaagaaaatggaTTGTTATTTGTTTGAGGGTTTTTTGGGAGTCAGTGAAATGATTTTGAATAtgaa carries:
- the LOC113710239 gene encoding probable 26S proteasome non-ATPase regulatory subunit 3 — protein: MTQDVEMKEQPATSNSVALTAPSTLQHLKEIASLIETGAYAREVRRIVRAVRLTIALRKKLKASVISAFLTHTLTPGSEVHSRLSSYIPKDDEHEMEVDTATSATQAPTKHSLPELEIYSCLLVLIFLIDQKRYNEAKACASAGIGRLKNFNKRTLDVLTSRLYFYYSLSYELTGDLAEIRGNLLALHRIATLRRDELGQETLLNLLLRNYLHYNLYDQAEKLRSKAPRFEAHSNQQFCRYLFYLGKIRTIQLEYTDAKESLLQAARKAPVAALGFRVQCTKWAVIVRLLLGEIPERTVFMQKGMEKALRPYFELTNAVRIGDLELFRTVAEKFSSTFSSDRTNNLIVRLRHNVIRTGLRNISISYSRISLADVAKKLRLDSANPVADAESIVAKAIRDGAIDATLDHANGWMVSKETGDIYSTNEPQIAFNSRIAFCLNMHNEAVRALRFPPNSHKEKECAEKRRERQQQEQELAKHIAEEDDDEF
- the LOC113707721 gene encoding uncharacterized protein; this translates as MIVCVAVVGHQNNPLYIQSFTEADDALKLHHIVHCSLDVVDERVNNPKKSGPTLNETFLGMLYPTENYKVYGYLTNTKVKFILVTTDLDVRDADVRNFFRRFHAAYVDAVSNPFHVPGKKITSRVFADRVSNIVKSFGFSPTG